The nucleotide window AGGAGCATCTTGTCCGGCAATTCTCGCAGGGCTTCAAGAAATGCGCTCTCATCCTGCTTTCTGATTCGGCAGAAGATCATGCGGCACGGCAAGGCCTCCCGGCCATATTCCTGCATGAATTTTACGGTCACCTGATGCTTGATGAACAGGCTGTCTGCAAGGTAGTCGCCGACATCAAGAAACGCAAAATACTTGTGCCAGAGGGAAAAGCGTTCAAGTCTCAGACAGTTCTTCAGTTCTTCCTGCATGGCGGCTCCCCCAACAATTATGTTACAAATCTCCAAAAGGGCTTGATTTTTCGACTGGTTTCCGTTATTCTGAAATACTTCCTTTGGGAAACTACAATTTTGGAGGCGAAAGCGATGCAAGAGAATCAATACCCCGTTATTGATCCCGTGGCGACCGGCGAGAACATCGTCAGGCTCCGACAGGAGCGCGGCCTGTCTGTTCGGGATCTGCAAGCGTTCTTTGGCTTTGAAGAGCCGCAAGCAATTTACAAGTGGCAACGCGGCAAAAGCCTTCCTTCTGTTGATAACCTGTACGCTCTTGGTGCTTTGCTGGATGTGCCCATGGATGAGATCCTGATATCAGCAAGGCCGCAACTGAACATGATCGTTCTTGAGCAGCAGGCTGACGCCTGCTGCTCAGTTATTTATATAGACCGGCTGTTTTGGATACGGCAGAGGTCCGAAATTGCTTCGACCATTTTTCGGACAACTGCGCTTAAGGCGTAAGTCCGATGACGCGGCCCGCAGTGGCAGTTACCCAGAATGTTTGCCCGAAGGCAATAGAAAATATCTCATATCGGCTTATTAGGCCATTTATGGAGATGTATGTTTGGCAGGTGGGGAAAACGGATTCACGAAAAGCGAAAGCGTGACGGAGCGTCGGTTGAAGCTCAAAACGAAGGATGCCTGATCGTATATCTGATTTGACAAGAATCAGTTTTCATCCTTGTAGTTGAAGCTCCGTAGATGGAGCAATACGCATTATGCAGCGTTATAGTTCATCTGCACCTGAACCGATCTTAAGCGCATCCTGATCCTGCCGTACCCAAAACAGTCGGTCTGCACCACGGGAGCAGGTTATTCCCGCTTCCCGAGGTACGCGGCGAAAACATCCGCGAAGCTGTCGTTGACACCGAAGGGCGACTCGAAGTCCACTTCAGCGTTAACCATGTAGCGATCCAACTCCGCGGAGACGGCGTCGGCTTTCCGATTCATCCCTGCCAGATGCTTACGAACCGCGTTCCGATCAAAGTTGATGGTGGTCACGCGCCTTAAGTCACACTTGTAGGAAACCTGATTGCCATCGGTGTTGAAGCGGTAGCCCACCCCGCCGTGGGGCACGATCACCTCGGAGCTTCTAAGCTCGGACATATGCTGGAGAGTGGAGGCGATGCGCTGCCGCCTGCTGTTCAGGCTGACCTCGCTGTCCATATCAATGGGAAGGCCATTCTTGGCGGTGCGGATGCTCTTGGCAAGTGCTTCGTGCTGATCAAGGAGATACAGCAGAAATCCGACCACATCGGTGATCTGCTCACAGTATTCAGTGGCGGGAACATCGACCGTGGTTTCATCTTCGGCCTCGGCCATAACCTTCTTGCGAAGATAGGTGTTCTGCACACGGGTCACATTGGAATCTCTGCCCAGCAGATTCTGCGCCTCCTCCATGAGGGCCTGCAGCTTGTTCTGGTATCTGAACGCCTCTTTCAGGTTCATATTTTCCCCTCCTGTCGTTTCATATGATCTGATCATATTGTAGCGCGGGGTGCGCCTGGTGTCATTGAACCGCTGGTTTAATTGGGTTCGACCTCTTTATCCATACACAATACACGAGATTTGATGGTTCAGCCCTGGCATTCCATAACGATGTAATCATAGAGTGCTTCGGGTTCCTTCAGGCACCATTCCCTGCCTCCCTCATCGTTTTCCCACACTTTAAAGTCATCTGTGGCCTCGTAAAGCCACCATTCAATGTAATTGTACTGATCGTTGACTGCTTCCTTGAGAACCATCAGCAGGGCATCAAGCCATTTGTTATCACAGCCGAACGTGCAACAACCGTCTGAGACCTTGCCGAGCGCTGCCGCGACTTCTTCATTGATAGCGTCCTGCTCTCTAATCATCCGCAGAGCTTGGCAAAAGGTGGTCTTTGTCAGCAAAGCGGGCTTATTCTCCACCGATGTCTACCTCATCGCCGAGTCGCTTAGCTGCCTCAAGATCTTCTTGTGTGTGCTCAAATGGGATTCGGCCAAGCCGGACAGTTTCTTTGAAAAAGAGCCGGATTGCTTCCTCATGGGTCAGGCCATAACGCTTGAGGACTTCCCCGACTTGCTCATATAAATCGTAGTCAATCGTAAATTTAACTGTCTCATAGGCACACTCAATCCACCGTATCGGACAGAGGACTAAATCGTCCTTCCCCTCATCGGTGATAACGAAGCCCACATTGTCCTTATCGACCTTGTCCAGTATCTCGTCGAGCTTTTCGCCAAGTTCTATGCGGCTGATTCGCTCCATCTGGTCAAGGGGTTGTAAGTATTTGAACTGTTCCACGTTTGTTCCTCCAATCCGTTATTAACCGTCTGCGAAGATGTCCTCGCAGACCATATCCAAGCTGATTTTCTCGCTGTCAAGCGCGGCGACTGCTTTCTTCACATCGTCATATTGCCGTTCCGGGAAGTAGAGCGCGCTGTGGATGACATCTTCTTTCTCCTTATCAAACTGGAGAATGCCGGGATGTCCCCATGAGCCGCGTACAGGATTCCAACGGTCGCCGTCGATCAGCTCACTCTGGTAGCACAGCCCTTCTATTCGGGGGCAGGTGCACCGAATGTACTTCTCTCCGTCCTTTATCAGATAGGCCGATGCTGTGGCGTCCTTGACGCGCATCCTGTAAACGCAGTCCCAGATGTTTTTAAACTCCCATTCCTCGTTTGCGAGGTAGAGGAAGCGGCTCTTTATCACCGTCACGGGCTGGAGCAGCGGCTGTTCAACATACGCCACATAGTGAAGCGCAGCGTCATTGCCCTCGTTGAACTCACGAAATGCGTCGACAGTGGGCTTGTGCTGCTCATAGTCCAGTGATTCGATAAACGCCTTGATCATATCCAGCGTGCCGTAATAGCGCTTTGTGCCGGAGACGAAGCTCGGGCTGAAGTAGTTGTCCAGCGTCAGCGCATAGAACTTCGGCGGATGACCGTTCTCCAACGGCGTGGCAAACCGCTTGTCCACATCAAAGCTCCAGCGCTCCGGGCCGAATTCATCCGGGTATTCGCGGATCAGCCATTCCTTCTTTTCTTTGATCTGCCGGACGATATCGCTTATATCGTAGTCTGAGTAGAGCCGAGCGCCCTGTAAGATGTCGATGATCTCCGAGCCCCATACGACCTCATCGTAGCCCGTGCATCGGTCATAGAAGGAACCGTCCTCCGGCGGCACCGTTTCTGTTATCTTGCCGCTGTATGAAACGTACAGGAAATCGTCCTTCAGAAAGTGATTGAAGCACTTATTCGGGACGTAGAGCAGATCGGTGATGCCTTTTGTGGACATATAGCCCCAGCACTTATAGTACCGCCCGAAGACATACCATTCCGGCAGATCCTGCGCCAGAATCTTCGTCCTGTTGTGTCCGGAGTACAGGGTACCGTCATCGCTCTCGACATAGCAGAAGCGATGATCTCTGTACGCCTTTATTTCTCTGGTGTAGAGTGGATTCTTGAATCTGTCCCTCATGAGCTATGCTCACCCCCCGAATCGAACTGTTCGGCGGATTCATAGCCGTGGAACAGGAAGTGCATCTTGTCGATGCGCTTATCGATGTGCCAGTGTCCGCAGAACCACGCCTTGTATTCGGCCACTTCTTCAATCTTGTCAAGCCAGTGTTCTGTGCTGGCATCCACGGTGCTCTGGTCAATCATAGGGAGGAACATCTCTGTCGGCTCATACTTGAAAGGGCAGGTATGCGAGAGGATCACATCAAAGTGCTTCTCTGCAATCAGTCGTTCCACATACGCCTTGATCTCGTCGGAGGGCTGCTCATCTTCCCACCATCCGTACCCGCGTGAAAGCCGGTAGAACTTGTCCACGCTGTATGCTCCGCCGATGACCATGTATTCAAGCCCTTCCAGCATATAAATATCGCCATCCCGCGCAAACAGGATACTGGGAAACGCTTCCTCAAACCAGACCGTGCCGCCGTTCCAGTCCTTCGTGATATAGGACGGGATGTTGGCCGGTCTTATTTCATGATTCCCGTGGATACAGAGGATGGTCGGTTTGAGCCTCTGCAGCACCGACTTCATCGCCGTGTCACGCTCGTCGAGGCAGAAGTTGGCTCCAACATCGCCGAGGATCACGATGGTATCGTCAGCCGTTAATTTGAACCGTTTGCAGAACCGCACGACCTCGAATGCCGAACCGTGAGTGTCCCCAGTAAAGTAAACCATTTGGATATCCACCTTTCCGCGATCATTATATCAGCCTATCTGCCCGAATAGTTGGACACACAGAAAACATAATCACTTTTCCGAAATCATATTCACTTTAAAACCGCACAAAATTAAACCAGCAGTCAAAGCAATGACTCCCGGTAGATTGTTTTCCATACAAAGCGCAGTAAAATTGTTATCGGTTCGTGTGTGGCAGCGCTGACTTGCGGTCGCGGAGTGACGCCTTGATCGCTTTTACTGTGTCGGTTATGACCATTCTCTCATAACCGCTGCAATCTTCCAGCAGCATGGTGACCTCTTGACTTGCCGCCATGACGGAGCCGGTGAGCTGCTCAGCGAGAAGGATGTCTGCCGGTATATCCAGAGCATTTGCAATCTGCACGAAGGTTTCAAGGCTCATTCTCTTTTTGCCGTTTTCTATGTAGCTGACATAGGTGGGCGACTTGTCGATCCGCTCCGAGAAATCCAACTGGGAAATACGGTTTCGTTTCCTGATGACCATGATGCGATGCCCGATTGCTTGATAGTTTAGACTCATAATAAGAACCTCCAAAAAAATATTGTCGATTCCATTATAAAGTCAAGGCTAAATGATAATCCTCTCATTATATCAATTTAGCACGCAGTTGATATAATTCAGATTATAAAATAGCCTGCGGATTAAGTAAAGAGGAGTGAGACGATGGCAGGGCGAGATACTACGGAGAGTCAGGCAATCGGCTCACGGATCAGAGAGGCACGAATCAAGAACGGCATGAGCCAAGCTGATCTTGCTGTTAAGTCCAGCATCTCCCTCCCGCATATCAGCGATATAGAGCTTGGGAAAAGCAATATGATGCTCCCCTCGTTCATTCGGATTGCTGAAGCCTTACAGGTATCCTCTGACTCGCTGCTCCGCCCGAATGTGCCGGGTGTGACAAGCCTCTATGGGAGCGAGTTTTCCGAGATCCTCAACGACTGTACGCCTTCGCAGATGGACTCCATCCTGAAAATCGTTCGGGAACTGAAGCAAACCATGTGTAAAAAAGGCGAAGAATAGAATCTATCAAAGCGGGTTGGAGTGGTCCAACCCGCTTTTTTATTTCAAATCTAAACCAGAGGTCAACTACTTGACTTCTGGTTTATTTCATTCTTAGCGGTCGGTTTATATAATTTCGGGGTAAGTATTTTCTTCCGGAGGGGTTTCATGTCTGATTTGATAAAAAAGAGCGAGGACGCTGATCTGGAGGTCATGCCGTCCTTCAACTTCGTATTAGAAAAGGAGGCCGAGCAGCAGACGCAAGTAGCGGAGCATCGCGCCTGGCTCAAAAGCATCAAGCATGAGCGCCCTCTGCCGAAGCACCACTACAAGGTTGCAGTCTATATCCGCTACTTCAACCAGACGAAGTACGAGGATTACCTTTCATATCACAAGCAGCAGTTTCTTGACACCATTGGTCTATGTCCCAATTGGCAGTTCGTCGGTTTTTACATTGACGAGGGCGGAACTGCTCCCAACATGGAAAATGCGAAGGAATGGACTCGGCTGCTTCAGGACTGTTTTGACGGGAAGGTCGATCTGATTATCACGCAAAAGGTAAGCAATGTATCGAAGAAGCAGTCCGAGATCACCTTCTGCGCCCGAATACTGGCGGCGCATCAGGTGGGAATCTATTTCATTTCTGAGGACATCTTCACACTTGCCTCATACTATCAGGAAGACTTGAAAGATCCCTTTTTCTATCCATCACCTGATTGGCAGCTTCTTCCCGATGATGACCTCGAGTTAAGAGGTGTGCTTCATGATTAATCAGTCCAAAAAGCAAAAGGAAACCGAGCAGAAGCAG belongs to Oscillospiraceae bacterium CM and includes:
- a CDS encoding helix-turn-helix transcriptional regulator, whose amino-acid sequence is MQENQYPVIDPVATGENIVRLRQERGLSVRDLQAFFGFEEPQAIYKWQRGKSLPSVDNLYALGALLDVPMDEILISARPQLNMIVLEQQADACCSVIYIDRLFWIRQRSEIASTIFRTTALKA
- a CDS encoding type II toxin-antitoxin system RelB/DinJ family antitoxin, which produces MEQFKYLQPLDQMERISRIELGEKLDEILDKVDKDNVGFVITDEGKDDLVLCPIRWIECAYETVKFTIDYDLYEQVGEVLKRYGLTHEEAIRLFFKETVRLGRIPFEHTQEDLEAAKRLGDEVDIGGE
- a CDS encoding metallophosphatase family protein — translated: MVYFTGDTHGSAFEVVRFCKRFKLTADDTIVILGDVGANFCLDERDTAMKSVLQRLKPTILCIHGNHEIRPANIPSYITKDWNGGTVWFEEAFPSILFARDGDIYMLEGLEYMVIGGAYSVDKFYRLSRGYGWWEDEQPSDEIKAYVERLIAEKHFDVILSHTCPFKYEPTEMFLPMIDQSTVDASTEHWLDKIEEVAEYKAWFCGHWHIDKRIDKMHFLFHGYESAEQFDSGGEHSS
- a CDS encoding helix-turn-helix transcriptional regulator, producing MSLNYQAIGHRIMVIRKRNRISQLDFSERIDKSPTYVSYIENGKKRMSLETFVQIANALDIPADILLAEQLTGSVMAASQEVTMLLEDCSGYERMVITDTVKAIKASLRDRKSALPHTNR
- a CDS encoding helix-turn-helix transcriptional regulator, producing the protein MAGRDTTESQAIGSRIREARIKNGMSQADLAVKSSISLPHISDIELGKSNMMLPSFIRIAEALQVSSDSLLRPNVPGVTSLYGSEFSEILNDCTPSQMDSILKIVRELKQTMCKKGEE
- a CDS encoding recombinase family protein, whose amino-acid sequence is MSDLIKKSEDADLEVMPSFNFVLEKEAEQQTQVAEHRAWLKSIKHERPLPKHHYKVAVYIRYFNQTKYEDYLSYHKQQFLDTIGLCPNWQFVGFYIDEGGTAPNMENAKEWTRLLQDCFDGKVDLIITQKVSNVSKKQSEITFCARILAAHQVGIYFISEDIFTLASYYQEDLKDPFFYPSPDWQLLPDDDLELRGVLHD